The DNA window ACCCCACCCCCgacttcagttttcttttgaaatagaATATCATGTAGCTCAGACGGGGCTCAAGCCCACTGCCGTCAgggttcctgttgctgtgatcaaacaccatgaccaagtcaagctgaggaggaaagggtttattttatcttacacatTGCTGACTTCTGCAGGAAGTCAGGGTAAGAgttcaagcaggaacctggaggcaggaactgagtgaggcagaggccatggaggaacactgcttactagcttgctctgTCTGCTATCTTATCCCACCTGGGACCACCTACCCAAGGGTGACACTGCCCACAATgtgctgggccttcccacatcaatcactaattaagaattTACAAATTTTCTAGAGGCTCGCCTGTAGGTCTATCTGGTAAAGACATTTTTCTCAAGTGGAGTTCCCTTTTCTCCagtgactctaacttgtgtcaaatgACAAAATGCTAACCAGGTGTAATGGTTTGAATAGTTTTGGCCCCCACTGACTCACGGTCTGTAGGGAGtcgcactattaggtgtggccttgctggaggaaatgtgtcactgtggaggtggaacTTTGAGATCTCCTATGCTAAAGCTATACCCAGTGTGGCTTTAGCTTGCTGCCTatggatcaaggtgtagaacgtatccagcaccatgtctgtctgcacactgccatgctcccaccatgatgataatggactaaacccctgaagctgtaagccagccccaactaaacattttcctttataagagttgccttggtcatgtgtctcctcacagcaatggaaccctaaggCACCAGGCACTCACTATGTTGCTAAAAATGGTCTTGAACCTGAgtctcctgccttcccctcccagTGTGCACCAAATGCCcagctctccttccttcctttcagatgtgACATACCTTCCTACAGAAGCCCACTCCCCCAGGAAGTCCCATCCCTCAGTCTGCCTTTACCACCAGAGAGCCCCTGCATCCTCCGTACAGCCCCACGGGAGGCCTGAGGGCCACATCTCTGTCTGGTCCCTCCCTGATGCTCCAGATTTGCCATTTCGTCTTGATCTCCCTCCCAGATGCCGAGCAGAACTCTTGATTGCCCACCTCCCTGACAACCTGTTCTTACCAGAGTTACCCATGATTCTCCACTCCTCTCTGATTTCAGACCATCTTTAGGTCCAATCAGAACAGTTCTTAAGACTTCTTTATTCCAGGTCAATCTGcctttccccatctccctccaGCCTCCCAGCCCTTGTAAAGGCTGTCATGATGGTTCCTGAGTCCTCACTCCTTACCACACAGCAGCCAGAAATCCTTCTAAGTGCTGCTGACCAGTCCTGAGTCAGAGCCTGCAAACCGTAAGAGGACCTTACACGGTCTTGGGAGTTGCCGTGTGGAGAGAGGGTCCCATGGCTCTGAGGCAGgcagggaagcaggagctgatgtgggctggaagctgaggaggaacaGGGTTCACAAGATGTGACTACATGACAAACAGAGCAGAGAGGTCCATTAACCAGAGGACTCGGAGACCTTGTGATGTGTGTCCTGAGCCTCTGGACACAATATCTTTGTCAGTCTCTCCAGGGGCGTTAGGTCAAAGGGTAGAAGTAACCAGAGttcacatcccaggtctcagCAGGACTCGTGCTTCAGTCTGGCCTCCCTCACGGCCTTTGCCCTGTATTCTGCAAAGCTCCTTTAAGGTCACTGTCTTCAGAATTCTCTTTTCCACCATGTCAGACttttcattcctgtgacaaaacAACTTAAAGGAAGAACAGAGTTGGGCTCCtaggtggagggaaggaaggacactaTGGTGGGGATTGTGTGACATGGGACAAGGCACACTCCAGTGACCCCTGCTTCCTCCAATCAATAAGGCCATGAGTCCATCAGTGGATTAACCCCTTCATGAAATCAGAGCCAGCGCAATCCAACACATCTGAACAGCCCAGCAGATGGCGTCCTGCCCTCCAATACAGGAGTCTGCGgaggacatttttattcaaactatgATACGCAACACAAGCTGAAATTTGTATAGTATCTTTTAATCTAGTCCAATATCTTccagactgtcttagttagggttttactgctgtgaacagacaccatgaccaaggcaactcttataattggggctggcttacaggttcagaggttcagtccatcatcatcgaGGCAGGAGAATAATAGTGACCGGGCAGGCCTGgctcaggaggagctgggagtccaCATCTCCATCCTCAGGCTGCTAGGAGGCAgctctccaagcccaccccacagtggtACACCTACTGCCCTACAAGGCCACACACTCCCTGAGCAGCCATATTCAAACCGCCATACAGACCAACAAGGAATAAAATCCAAATCTCAAAAGCCCAGGCACGGGCTGGCGACTGGTGAAGGTGCTTGCCATGAACCACAGTGACCACGGTGGAGGAAGGGGCCTGTGTGACCAGTAACAGTTGCAGTCGCGCCCCACCTCCACACAAGTGCCTTGGTGTGTgagtgacacacatgcacacacacccactaataagaagaataaaattaattttctctgtAAAAAGTCGAAAGCCAAACATGACTGTTCGCTCTTTTAATCTCACCAGtggggaagctaaggcagggacATGGTTTTAAAGTCACAGGCAGTCCAGCTACACTGTGAGCTACTGGCCAaaagaaataagataaaaataaaaaagctgctTGCTGTGTAAGTATAGGGTCCCGGGTTTAACCCCAGAACTGTGTGCAAAAGCCAGGCAGGCGGCATGGGGTGTAATTCtggcccaggaagcagaggcaggcagatgctgGCATTTGCTGCTCAGCCAATCTAATCAATCCTTGAGTCGCAGGCCAGTGAGagcccctatctcaaaacaacaaggtGGGCAGTGCCTAGGGCGTGATCCAGAGGTCAactgctggcctccacacatgcatacacatacaactCCCCGACACATTGATAGTTTCAGATAGGAGATGTGgcaagatcaagagttcaaggccagcttcagctaTATAGGAAATTGAAGATTCTGagggaataaaaaataaatacatgaactAGCTAACTAACTagttcatgtatgtatatgtaggtatatgtCTGTGCCTGTGGtactttgaataagaatggtccccacaggctcatggaTGTTTAATCATCAGGAAGTGGAACCGTTTAAAAGGATtaggaggatcaggaggtgtgaccttgttggaggatatGCAGTCTTGTTGGTAGAagactgtcactgtcactgtggttgggctttgaggcttcaccCCCACTGGGGCTTcaatcactctctctctctctctctctctctctctctctctctctctctctctctctccagatcaGGGTATAGatccttctcagctcctcctcctgcaccatgtctgctggctgtgcacactgccatgttcccaccatgatgatgatggactgaatctctgaacctgtaagccagccctaatgaaatgtgttcctttataagagttgtcttggccaCACCAAatattcacagcagcagaacaATGACTAAAACAGTGCCTGTGCActtgaatgcaggtgcccttagAGGAGAGGCCAGAGAGTTACAGGCCGAGTGAGCCACTGGACGaggggtgatgggaactgaacttggtccACCCTGCTTGGCTGTAAGGCCTCACATTCACAAACTCACAGTACTCCCCAAGTCTCAGCCACCCAGTCCTACGTGACAGATACACTCCCTGTCTCTATTGATTGACGGCTGCAAGAGCACATCACACTGAGGTTCCCAGTCCTAAGACATTCACGTCGTTGATGTTTAAAGATAGAGCCTAAACGCTAGCTAAGACTAAACCATGGGAACCCTGCCTCAccttctccagtgctgagattgcaaGTGTTCATCACTGCACCTGACTTAGAAATCCTCACCACACCCAGGAGGTggaggctacacagtgagctggAGACCAGACATGGTGACGTGGACCTTGTCTCATAAATCAGTGTCTAAAGTGGTACATGGGAGAGAGTTGGAGCTGCAAAggaggctcagtggttgagaggacTCGCTGGTCCTGCAGAGGGCCAGAGTTtgggtcccagcatccacacccaGAGGCTTGttaccatctataattccagctccgAGTATCAGACGCTTGTGTGCACAAGGTAAATACTTAAAACTTACAGCCACTGGCGCTCACGCTGCCCTCCAGGAAATCCAGACCTCCCCTTCCGATGGACCTTTCACCTGTGGGGGCGCTTGCTTTTTAGAATACTGTCTCACACGTTGAAGCCTAGGCTGATATTTGtatctatattttcatttcactTAGCCTGAAATCATTGTGTCCCTCCTTAAACGGTGTATTAATCCTCACAGATGCACATCACCTGAACCATTTTACCAAAGACCACATCACCCCAGAACAGCAGCACTGAGAACTGAGCAAGAAGACATGGACAGCGTCAGACCTCCGTCTACGAAAACGGCGTGGGGTGGGAGCTCACGGAAGGCTCTCCAGCCAGGAGCCTTGGCACCCGCAATGCTTAAGGCTGTAGATTCAGGGGTGGCTGACGGGGCTGATGGGCAGCAGCCTCCAGCAGGCTCCTGGCAGAGACATCTAACAGAACCAATAAATAACGCAGGCAGGTGTGTATCACACAAGGAATCTTATATCTTTAACATCTACAGCATAATCTCTATCTAGTATTAATTTTCTCCAATGCATTTCTCATTTGTATGTTGCGGGGGgcgggggttgtttgtttgttttgagacaggttttctctatgtagccctggctgtcctgcaactctcTACGTAGACCAAActctcacagagttctgcctgcctctgcctcccgagcgctggaattaaaggcgtgatAATTTCTATGATTAAGAGTACCAGTTGCTCTCACATAGGATctgggttcagcccccagcacccacatcatgaCTCActcgtctgtaactccagttctggggatctgacctCAGGTGCCCTGCCTCTCTTTCAGCTTCATCTGAAGAAGAGTTTCTCTTGTTTGTCACTGTGCTGTATACAAACTTGCTGGCCTCAGAGCACCCATGTAATTCTCCTGACTCTACCTCCCACTTTCCAGTAGGATCCTGGGAGTAAAATGTACACTACTACACGGAGCATTTCCATGGTGTGAGGGATccgaacttgggtcatcaggcttctGCGGCAAACATCCACCTGTTCAGTCTTCCCAGCCTGGTCATTGGATACGATGCCCTTGGGACCAGTGGCAAGGAACATGTTTCTCATGCATGAACTGGCTTCAGTCCCCATTAACAAACTCTGTGAACAATGCCGTCAGAATTCACCTGTTGCTGCTGGTCCCCAGTTAGGTTTTCACTTCCTCAGACATACATCCCATGGTGGGCTCCTTAGTCCCTGTGACGGAACTGTGGAACGCGCACCCCAGAACTCTTTTATCTGTCTGACGAGAGGCAGCCTCTCGCCTGCTCAGGTGATGAAGTGCCTTCATCTTCTGCTCGGCCTTAAATCTGGCATTTGTACAGGtagttaaaataaatgtgaatggAGTGGACAGGGGCTCAGGaagtgacagagagggagaagagtaGAGGGAAGATGCCAGAGTGGGGAAGAGACCACTGTTGATGcagaagctcaagccagagaTGCTGGTCTCCTGGCCAGCGGGTGGTCAGTCCTAGTGGGAAACAGCTGTCAGTAGGATCATCTGCTAAGACATCTGACTCTTGTGCCAGAGCATTGCTAGTGTGAGAGCATCCAGCAAGGCCCATTGAGCAGATCCTTCTGATCAAGAGAACGGAACCTCTGAATGGAGATGGAACATTCCAGCTGAGCTGTCAGGAAAGTGGGACCACCCACAGGAAGGGAGTTCACCTTAGACCACGATAAAGAGATGGAAGGGATAATTAGTCCTTTGAAAGCTTGATCAGTTAGCTGActtaagatttgtgtgtgtgtgtgtgtgtgtgtgtgtgtgtgtgtgtgtgtgtgtgtgtactagtgtGGTTGCCCTTAGAAgtcagaggtgtcagatccccctggaaccaggttatagatggatagatggttggttgtgagcccTCCTGCCAAGGGTGCTAAGAACCAAAtttggatcctctggaaaagcaacaagtgttctcaactgctgggccacctctccagccctggttaatctctccccaccttcttctccttccggtgtgtgtgtgtgtgtgtgtgtgtgtgtgtgtgtgtaagagagagagagagagtctcactgtgtaactctgcCAGCCTAGAATTCACTCACACAtcccactcacagagatccacttgcctctgcctcccaagtgctaagatcaaAGATGTACCACACAATAACACCAGGTTACTGTACTTAAGTGGCTGAAGCCTTTGCTGCATATCAAGTTCTACACCAGACTGTGCTCtaggagaccatgtctcaaaaagaagtTATTATATTTGGActttcacatgtacacacacacacacacacacacacacacacacacacacacacacacactcttttctctgtttttggtttttcaagacagtttttttctgactgctgggattaatgCTAGTGTACAGGCACAATCTCAATGCCACGGTCCAGAGACCCAGACTGGGTAAAAGAGGAGCCTTGGGCCAAGAGAAGAGTTAAGCAAGTCTCTCACACTCAGGCCAGCCAGTGCACTGGGAGATCTTTAGAatagcacagtgtgtgtgtgtgtgtgtgtgtgtgtgtgtgtgtgtgtgtgtgtgtgtgtgttcttctgcCTCAGGCTGTTCCAGAGAACTGCCATCAGCCCTCTCCTGGTGTCTAAGCTGAGCTACCAGTGCACCAGACCCCTTTGTCTGGCAGCCCAGGCCAACCACATCTCCTTACAAAGTACAATTTGCCTGAGGACCCGTCTGTCCCCATAGAGGGAGTAGACATGGAGGTTGTTAAGCTTCAAACTTCTTGGCCCTTTCGATAGACTGGGCACAAGCAAAATCACAGTGTACCCCAATTCCTTTCCAGACAGTCCACACTTGGGTCTCAGACTTTCAAGCACAaacttaagaaaaaacaaaaagccatttCTCCTTACAATTCCCTCAGCAACAGCCTTCCTCACAGAAAACATTGCAGCATGTTGGGAATTCTGCTGTAACGATAAGTGTAAGCTATAATCACAGCGTTCCCAAGCCCTGCCCACCCCTGTGGACCTTAAGGTACCAAGAGACCAGGACTGTTTTTCCTCTTAGTCCCAGTAGGTTCTTCATCCCAAAGTGTTCTGCTTACACATTTCTGTTTACAAATGACATTCTCCTGTCACTAAATTCTTATGTTGGATTTAGAGAGAAACATAAGTAgactaaaagaaaaatttaaaactctcATTTCCCCACCACAAGGAGACAGCCACTAGTTACAAGGCAGCCTATATTGTCAAAGTGACCTTTGCGTGTATAAAATCACGTCCCCGTCTCGCTCTCAAAGCTCCAGAGTagtgggctggagatgtagctcgtTTGCTCTCTGCCTGGCTACTATGCTCAAGGCCGGgggttcaatcccagcatggTCCGAACCAGGCTCGGTGCTGCACAGCACAGTCCCTGcccttgggaagtagagacagaaggatcagagactgaaggcctCCCTCGGCCTCAGAGGGCGTTTCCTAGGCTGGCCTGAGTAAAGCccgttttcttcttttttaaggtTATTTTGGTAGGAGGCACACATTACAGGTCCCGtgcaaaggtcagaggtcagtgctCAGGAACTGGTTATCTCCTCCCTGTTCCAGTTCCAGGAATCCCTCAGGCTGGGCCAGCGGGCTccatggcaaatgcctttacctacCAAGCTATCTAGATAGCTCCAAGATCTTATCTTAAACAAACAGCAAAAtgttgttcttttttcctttcctcccctaatTCTTCGAATGAACCAGAGCTCTGCACACACAGGCAAGTTCTCAACTACTGAGCTGGTTGTGAGCCCTCTTAAATGTTTGATTTCTGTGGTTTTGAATGTTTGCGTGTGGTCACTAGTTCAGGGTCTGGTAAGTTCTTCTGCCTGGAGTCGGGTCAAACTCAGGTGGTTACTTTTGCTTATCAAGCCTTGACCTCCAAGGCATCTCAACGCC is part of the Rattus norvegicus strain BN/NHsdMcwi chromosome 4, GRCr8, whole genome shotgun sequence genome and encodes:
- the Xrcc2 gene encoding DNA repair protein XRCC2 isoform X1, translating into MCSDFRRAESGTELLARLEGRSSLKELEPSLFADEDSPVHEWEWRWSCWEACLRLLLSKLSIVGLSEVAKGACLRRRDKFAQLSQDTLAFIRCTSPEPFYQRPHHPRTAALRTEQEDMDSVRPPSTKTAWGGSSRKALQPGALAPAMLKAVDSGVADGADGQQPPAGSWQRHLTEPINNAGRCVSHKESYIFNIYSIISI